In the genome of Streptomyces sp. NBC_00259, the window CCACCGGCAACTGGCCGCTCGCCGACTGGTTCACCGCGAAGGGCGTACCCGGTGAACTGCTCGCCGCCCACCCCTGGAACCGCCGTTCCGCACGCACCTCCCTCGCCGAGAACATCGACGGCATGCCCGAGGACGACGACCTCAACTACCCGCTCCTCAATCTGCTCCTGCTCCAGCGGTACGGGCCCGGATTCGGCACCGTCGACGTCGCCAGGCTGTGGCTCGACGAACTCCCCGCCGGCCGCACCTTCACCGCCGAGCGCGTCGCGTACCGCAACCTCCTCTGCGGCCTCGAACCACCGCTCACCGCCCTCCACCACAACCCGTTCCGGGAATGGATCGGCGCCGCGATCCGCGCCGATGTGCACGGCTGGACGCACCCCGGCGATCCGGCGGCCGCCGCCGAGCAGGCCCACCGGGACGCGGTGCTCACCCACACGGCGAACGGCGTGTACGGGGCCATGTTCATCGCCGCCGCGCTCGCCGTGGCGGCCACCGGGAACGCGGACGTGCACAGGTGCCTGCGCGCCGGCCTCCGCGTCGTACCGCCCCGCTCGCGGCTCGCCGAAGCCGTCCGCTCGGGCATCGAGACCGCCGGCGCGCACCGCGACTTCGACACCGTCGTGGACCGCCTGCACGCCGCCCACGGCTCGTACCACTGGGTCCATGTCATCCCCAACGCCGCCCTTCTCACCGCCGCCCTCACCCACGCGGACGGTGACTTCTCCGGGTCCATCTGCCGTGCCGTGTCCGGCGGCTGGGACACCGACTCCAACGGCGCCACCGCCGGCTCGCTCGCCGGCCTGCTCGCCGGCCACCCGGACCGGCTGCCCGGGGGCTGGACCGCCCCGCTCAAGAACCGTCTCGCCAGCACCGTCGGCGACTTCGACGGCATCGGCTTCGACTCGCTCGCCCGCCTCACGTGCGCCCACACCAATCTCCGGGAGGACCCGCGCTCATGACCGGCATCGTCGTGCTCGGCAGCACCAACATGGACCTCGTCGCCTATGTCGCGAAGGCCCCGCAGCGTGGAGAGACCGTCACGGGACGCGAGTTCCGCACCGTCCCGGGTGGCAAGGGAGCCAACCAGGCCGTCGCCGCCGCCCGGGCCGGCGGCGAGGTGGCGATGATCGGAGCCGTCGGCACGGACGACTTCGGCGGCCGGCTGCGGGCCACGCTCGAAGTCTCCGGAGTCGACACCGATCTGCTGCGCACGGCCGAAGGACCCTCAGGAACCGCGCACATCGTCGTGGACGACGAGGGCGGCAACGCGATCGTCGTCATCCCCGGCGCCAACGCCACCGTCGACCATCTGACCCCCGGTGACGAAACCCTCATCGCCACCGCGAACGCCCTCCTCCTTCAGCTCGAGATCCCCCTCGGCGGAGTGATCGCCGGCGCCGAGGCCGCCCGCCGGCACGGGGTACGGACCGTCCTCACCCCGGCGCCCGCCCAGCCTCTGCCGCCCGAACTGCTCGCCGCCACCGATCTGCTGGTGCCGAACGAGCACGAGGCCGCCCTCCTCGCGGGTGTCGCCGAACCGCTCGCCGCCGCCGAGGCACTGCTCCGCCAGGTTCCGGAGGTGGTGATCACGCTCGGCGGGGCGGGCAGTCTCTACGCGGCCCGCGGCATGGAGCCCCTCACGGTCGCCGCGCCCCGCGTCCGCGCCGTGGACACCACCGCGGCCGGTGACACGTTCGTCGGCGCCCTCGCCGTGGCCCTCGTCGAGGGCAGGCCGATGCCCGAGGCGATGATCTGGGCCTCCACCGCGGCCGCGCTCTCCGTCCAGCGCCCGGGCGCCTCGTCCTCCATGCCGTACCGCCCCGAGATCGACGCGGAAGCGCAGACGCGCACGAGGAGCGCCGCGACGCGCCGCTAGCCGCCTGCCGCTGCCACCAGCCGCTGCCGGGCAAGCCGCCGCGACAGGCCCCGCAGGAGACCCGCAAGGAGCAAGGAGCCCCGATGCACGACCCCGACGCCGACGGTGCCGCCGCCCGCCGGTCCACCGGAGCCCGCCCGTCCACCGGAGCCGGTCCGCTCACCGGGCTGCGCGTCCTCGACCTCGCCACCCTGTTCGCCGGGCCGCTCGCCGCGACGATGCTCGGCGACTTCGGCGCCGACGTCATCAAGATCGAGCACCCCCGCAAACCGGACCCCTCACGCGGCCACGGCCCCGACAAGAACGGTGTCGGCCTGTGGTGGAAGCTGCTCGGCCGCAACAAACGCACCATCACGATCGACCTGTCCACGCCGGGCGGCCGGGAGACCTTCCTCCGGCTCGCCGCGACCGCCGATGTCGTCATCGAGAACTTCCGCCCCGGCACGCTGGAGAAGTGGCAGCTCGGCTGGGAGGAGCTGAGCTCCGCCAACCCCCGTGTCGTGCTGGCCCGCGTCACCGGCTTCGGTCAGTTCGGTCCGTACTCCCACCGCCCGGGCTTCGGGACCCTCGCCGAGGCCATGAGCGGGTTCGCCGCCATCACCGGTGAACCCGACGGTCCGCCCACCCTTCCCCCCTTCGGTCTCGCCGACTCGATCGCCGCGCTCGCCACCTCCTACGCCGTCATGACCGCGCTGACCGCCCGCACCGCCACCGGCCGCGGCCAGGTCGTCGACATGGCCATCATCGAACCCATCCTCACCGTCCTCGGGCCGCAGCCCATCTGGTACGACCAGCTCGGCTACGTCCAGCCGCGCACCGGCAACCGCTCCCGCAACAACGCGCCGCGCAACACCTACCGCGCCGCCGACGGCTCCTGGCTCGCCGTCTCGACCTCCGCGCAGTCCGTGGCCGAGCGGGTGATGCGGCTGGTGGGCCGTCCGGAGCTGACGCGCGAACCCTGGTTCGCGACCGGCAGCGGGCGGGCCGAGCACACCGACGAGCTCGACGCGGCGGTGGGCGACTGGATCGCCCAGCACACCCGCGACGAGGTGCTCGCCGCGTTCGACAAGGCGGAGGCCGCGGTCGCCCCCGTCTACGACGTACGCGACGTCATGGACGATCCGCAGTACCGCGCGCTGGACAGTGTCACCGAGGTCCCCGACGCGGAACTCGGTCCGATCCGTATGCAGAACATCCTCTTCCGCCTTTCCGAGACTCCTGGTGGTATCCGCTGGGCCGGCCGCCCCCACGGCGCGGACACGGACACGGTCCTCGGCGAACTCGGGCTCACGCCCGGCCGGATCGCCGGCCTCCGCGACGAAGGCGCGCTATGACCCCGCTCACCTGGCTGTACGCCCCCGGGGACCGGCCGGAGGTCGTACGCAAGGCGCTGTCCTCCGGGGCCGACATCGTGATCGTCGACCTGGAGGACGCGGTCGCGCCCCACCGCAAGGCGTACGCCCTCGCGGCGACCACGGAACTGCTCGCCTCCCCCCAGCCGGTACCGGTGCACGTCCGCATCCACGCAGAGCGCGACATCACCGCGCTGGCCCCCCTGCCCGGCCTGTCGGCACTGCGTATCCCCAAGGTGGCACACGCCACTGACATCCAGATTCCGGCGAAGCTGGCGCCGGGCACGGAGCTGTACGCGCTGCTGGAGTCGGCGGGGGGCGTGGAGCACGCCTACGCCATCGCGACCGCCGACCCGGCCGTGCGCGGCATCGCGCTCGGCGAGGCGGATCTCCGCGCCGACCTGGGCGTACGGAACGACACCGGCCTCGACTGGCCGCGCAGCCGTATCGTCGTCGCGGCCCGCGCGGCCGGGCTCCCCCCGCCGACCCAGTCGGTGTACCCCGACATCCGCGACCTGGACGGCCTCGCGGCCTCCTGCGCCCACGGCCGCGCCCTGGGTTTCCTGGGCCGCGCCGCCATCCATCCCCGGCAGCTCCCGGTCATCGAGCGGGCCTACCTCCCCAGCCCGGAGGAGGTCGAGGCGGCCGAGGAGATCGTCAAGGCGGCGGCGACGGACGCGGGTGCGCTCGCCCTCCCCGACGGACGCTTCGTCGACGCGGCCGTCGTCGCCGCGGCCCACCGCACGCTGTCGCTGGCGGGCCGCGACGGCCGTTGACCCAGGGCCCGGAGCGCCCGGGCCCACGGACTCACGGACTCACGGACGCCCGGAAACGCCTCAGGGCCGCCCGGCTGTGATCAGCCGGGCGGCCCTGAGGATGTGCGAGGAAGCGGTCGGCCACCCGTTGCGTCGCGAAGCGGTCAGCTCCTGTTCGCGGACTCCGAGTCCGCCGGTTCCCCGGAGGGGTCCTTGTCCAGGGACAGGGCTGCCGGGTCGGCGTCCGTCGTCGCGTCGGAGGCCGTGCCGGAGCTGGCATCGGCGTCGTCGGGCTTGCGCGACTCCACCGCCGCCGGCTCGACGACCTCCTCGCGGCCCGGGCGGAGCCGCGCGGAGAGCACGATGTACACGACGGCCAGGACGAAGACGATGATCGCGGTCCACACGTTCAGCCGGAGGCCGAGCACGTGGTGGGCCTCGTCGACGCGCATGTACTCGATCCAGGCGCGGCCCGCGCAGTAGGCGGCGACGTACAGCGCGAAGGCCCGGCCGTGGCCCAGCTTGAAGCGGCGGTCGGCCCAGATGACCAGCAGCGCGACGCCGACGCACCACAGCGACTCGTAGAGGAACGTCGGGTGGTAGGTGCCCTCCGCGCGGTTGACACCCTCGCTGATCTCGAGCGCCCACGGCACGTCCGTCGGCCTGCCGTACAGCTCCTGGTTGAACCAGTTGCCCCAGCGGCCGATGGCCTGCGCGAGGGCGATCGCGGGCGCGATGGCGTCGGCGTACGCCGGGAGCGGGATGCCGCGGCGGCGGCAGCCGATCCAGGCGCCGACCGCGCCGAGCGCGATGGCGCCCCAGATGCCGAGGCCGCCCTCCCAGATCTTGAACGCGTCGACCCAGTTCTCACCCTCGCTGAAGTACAGCTGGTAGTCGGTGATCACGTGGTACAGACGGCCGCCGACGAGGCCGAACGGCACCGCCCACACGGCGATGTCGGCCACCGTGCCGGCTTTGCCGCCGCGGGCGATCCAGCGCTTGTTGCCGTACCAGACGGCCACGAAGACACCGATGATGATGCAGAAGGCGTAGCCGCGCAGCGGGAGCGGTCCGAGGTGGATCACACCGGTGGACGGGCTGGGAATGAAGGCAAGGTCCATGGCAGGTCCGACGCTACCCTGCCGGGCCCACCGCACGGCAACCGACGGGGCAACGTCTGCATAACGAGGCCCCCTGGGCACCCGCCGTTCCCGCGCGGCGGGCCGGTCCGCCGCAGGACCCGCCGGGCATGCGTCCGGGGCGCCCCGCGGCCACGCCGCCGAACGCCCCGGAGGACCCGCCGTCGCTCAGGACCCGGACGGGCTCGGCTGTGCCGTGCCCGGCTTCTTGCCCTTGTTCGCCTCGGTGACCCACTTCTTCAGGTTCTCCGGGCTGATCTGCTCGTTGCCCCGCTGCGGGAAGATGGACTGCCCGTTCAGCAGCACCGTCGGTGTGCCGCTGAAGTCGCCCTTGTGGAAGGCCTCGCCGGACTTCTCGACCCAGCTGTCGTGCGCGCCGGACTCGACGCAGTCCCGGAACGCGGGTGTGTCGAGACCCTGGACCTTGCCCGCCAGCTCGATCAGCCTGCCGTTCTGCGCGAAGGCGTCGTCCGTCTCCGGCGGCTGGTTCTGGTAGAGCACGTCGTGGTACGGGACGAACTTCCCGGCGTCCTGCGCGCACGCCGCCGCGTTCGCCGCGCGGCGTGATCCGTTGCCTCCCAGATTGCCGTCGATGATGGTGGCGAGGCGGTACTCCACCCTGAGCTGTCCGGAGTCCGTCAGCTCATGGATGGTGTTCCTCATCACGTTCTCGAACTGGGCGCAGGCCGGGCAGCGGAAGTCCTCCCAGACCGTGAGCGTGGACGGCGCGTCGCTCGCCCCCGCGGGGAGCGCGAGGGCGTCCTCGCCCTCGGCGCCGCTCGGGGCTGCCACCGGACCGGTGGACGCGCTGTCGCCCTTCCCCTTCCCTCCGGAGTTGGCCGCGATCACGCCGACGACCGCGGCGAGGCCCAGCACGCCGACCACGGCCGCGGACACGATCAACAGGCGCCGTCGCTTGTCGCGCGCCTTCTGCAGCTCACGATCCTGCAGGAGCCGCTCACGCGCGGCCCGCCTTCCGTCATGGTTCTTCTCGCTCACGCCCACAGCAACGAACCGGGGAGGCACCTATGCGCCTCCCCGGTCCGAGGTCCACCCGTACGGGTGAGCAGTTCGCCCGACGGTGTCAGCGCTTGCGCACGCC includes:
- a CDS encoding ADP-ribosylglycohydrolase family protein, producing the protein MNLRLTWVQPEDMIGHELRQAAQDGRDASAIAHRWRAAGGPPAPSVAGASPQPAPPPLRALASRLLDELAELPSPLSVHEPTDLPAIRAACPDWPRSGTAAEASDPGAEASGSMAEASGSVTEALMDRLHAAWLGRAAGCLLGKPVEKLPLHAIRALARATGNWPLADWFTAKGVPGELLAAHPWNRRSARTSLAENIDGMPEDDDLNYPLLNLLLLQRYGPGFGTVDVARLWLDELPAGRTFTAERVAYRNLLCGLEPPLTALHHNPFREWIGAAIRADVHGWTHPGDPAAAAEQAHRDAVLTHTANGVYGAMFIAAALAVAATGNADVHRCLRAGLRVVPPRSRLAEAVRSGIETAGAHRDFDTVVDRLHAAHGSYHWVHVIPNAALLTAALTHADGDFSGSICRAVSGGWDTDSNGATAGSLAGLLAGHPDRLPGGWTAPLKNRLASTVGDFDGIGFDSLARLTCAHTNLREDPRS
- the rbsK gene encoding ribokinase encodes the protein MTGIVVLGSTNMDLVAYVAKAPQRGETVTGREFRTVPGGKGANQAVAAARAGGEVAMIGAVGTDDFGGRLRATLEVSGVDTDLLRTAEGPSGTAHIVVDDEGGNAIVVIPGANATVDHLTPGDETLIATANALLLQLEIPLGGVIAGAEAARRHGVRTVLTPAPAQPLPPELLAATDLLVPNEHEAALLAGVAEPLAAAEALLRQVPEVVITLGGAGSLYAARGMEPLTVAAPRVRAVDTTAAGDTFVGALAVALVEGRPMPEAMIWASTAAALSVQRPGASSSMPYRPEIDAEAQTRTRSAATRR
- a CDS encoding DsbA family protein, whose protein sequence is MSEKNHDGRRAARERLLQDRELQKARDKRRRLLIVSAAVVGVLGLAAVVGVIAANSGGKGKGDSASTGPVAAPSGAEGEDALALPAGASDAPSTLTVWEDFRCPACAQFENVMRNTIHELTDSGQLRVEYRLATIIDGNLGGNGSRRAANAAACAQDAGKFVPYHDVLYQNQPPETDDAFAQNGRLIELAGKVQGLDTPAFRDCVESGAHDSWVEKSGEAFHKGDFSGTPTVLLNGQSIFPQRGNEQISPENLKKWVTEANKGKKPGTAQPSPSGS
- a CDS encoding CaiB/BaiF CoA transferase family protein; this translates as MHDPDADGAAARRSTGARPSTGAGPLTGLRVLDLATLFAGPLAATMLGDFGADVIKIEHPRKPDPSRGHGPDKNGVGLWWKLLGRNKRTITIDLSTPGGRETFLRLAATADVVIENFRPGTLEKWQLGWEELSSANPRVVLARVTGFGQFGPYSHRPGFGTLAEAMSGFAAITGEPDGPPTLPPFGLADSIAALATSYAVMTALTARTATGRGQVVDMAIIEPILTVLGPQPIWYDQLGYVQPRTGNRSRNNAPRNTYRAADGSWLAVSTSAQSVAERVMRLVGRPELTREPWFATGSGRAEHTDELDAAVGDWIAQHTRDEVLAAFDKAEAAVAPVYDVRDVMDDPQYRALDSVTEVPDAELGPIRMQNILFRLSETPGGIRWAGRPHGADTDTVLGELGLTPGRIAGLRDEGAL
- a CDS encoding HpcH/HpaI aldolase/citrate lyase family protein is translated as MTPLTWLYAPGDRPEVVRKALSSGADIVIVDLEDAVAPHRKAYALAATTELLASPQPVPVHVRIHAERDITALAPLPGLSALRIPKVAHATDIQIPAKLAPGTELYALLESAGGVEHAYAIATADPAVRGIALGEADLRADLGVRNDTGLDWPRSRIVVAARAAGLPPPTQSVYPDIRDLDGLAASCAHGRALGFLGRAAIHPRQLPVIERAYLPSPEEVEAAEEIVKAAATDAGALALPDGRFVDAAVVAAAHRTLSLAGRDGR
- the lgt gene encoding prolipoprotein diacylglyceryl transferase — translated: MDLAFIPSPSTGVIHLGPLPLRGYAFCIIIGVFVAVWYGNKRWIARGGKAGTVADIAVWAVPFGLVGGRLYHVITDYQLYFSEGENWVDAFKIWEGGLGIWGAIALGAVGAWIGCRRRGIPLPAYADAIAPAIALAQAIGRWGNWFNQELYGRPTDVPWALEISEGVNRAEGTYHPTFLYESLWCVGVALLVIWADRRFKLGHGRAFALYVAAYCAGRAWIEYMRVDEAHHVLGLRLNVWTAIIVFVLAVVYIVLSARLRPGREEVVEPAAVESRKPDDADASSGTASDATTDADPAALSLDKDPSGEPADSESANRS